AGCCCGGCGGCCAGGCCCGCCGCGCCGGGCAGGTCGAGCCTGGCGCGGTGGGCGGTCTCGACCTCGGGCAGCAGCCGGACGGCCAGCGGCGCCACGACCAGGCCGACGGGCAGGTTGACCAGGAAGATGATCCGCCAGCCGAGCCCCAGCACGTCAGTGGTCAGCAGCAGGCCGCCCAGCACCTGCCCGGCGATCGAGCCCAGGCCGCCCGCGACGCCGTACCAGCCGAGGGCTCGCCCCCGCTGCTCCGGCGGGAAGACCGCGGAGATCGTGGCCAGCACCTGCGGCACCATCGCCGCGCCCGTCAATCCCTGGAGCAGGCGCGCGGCCACCAACTGGGGCGGGTTCGCGGCGATCCCGCACAGGACCGACGCGAGCGTGAACGCGGCCACGCCCCAGATGAACAGCCGCCGGTAGCCGTAGCGGTCGCCGAGCCGCCCTCCGGTGATCATGCCTGCCGCGTAGGTGAAGGCGTAGCCGCCCACGATCAGCTCGAGGGCGGCCGGGCCCGCGTTCAGGTCGTGTTCGATGGAGGGGGCGGCCACGTTGACGACGAAGAAGTCGAACTGGGCCATGAACCAGGCCGACAGCAATACGGCCAACGTAGCGCCATATTTCACACTATTCAGGCTAGTGCTTCATGAACACCTCAGCCCCACGGGGGTTATTCGTCAGGCGCTCAGGAGGTCGTGCAGGACGTCGGGTCTGTTGGTGATGATCCCGTCCACCTTGTAGGCCAGCATCCGGCGCATGACGTCCGGGTCGTCCACCGTCCAGGCGAGCACCTTCATGCCGAGTGCGTGCACGCGCCGTACGTACGAGGAGGTCAGCGTGGTGTACGGCGGGTTGATCTGGTCGGCGAACTTGGCCAGTCCCGGCAGCTGCGCCGTGGACGGCGTGCCGAGCAGCCCGATCGGCACGCCGGGCAGCAGCCGGTGGAAGGTCCGCATCGACGCCCAGCTGAAGGACTGCACCACCAGCCGCCCGGGGGCGAGCCAGCTCGAATGGCGGCGCAGCTCGGAGGCGACGCGGGCCTCGATGCCCGGGTAGAGCCCCGGCTCCTTGATCTCCAGCAGCAGCCCCATGCCCGAGCCGTTCATCTCGCTCAGCGTCTCGCCGAGCGTGGGCACCCTCTCGTCCTCGTACTCCCCGGAGAGCCACGAGCCTGCGTCGAGCTCGCGGATCTGGGCGAGCGTGAGGTCTCCGACCTTCCACGGGGACAGGTCGGGGAAGACCCGCTCGGCGTCGGTGGTGCGGGTCAGGGTCGTGTCGTGCATCAGGACCAGCTGGTGGTCCTTGGTCTCCTGCACGTCGAGCTCGAACATGTCGGCCCGCTGCTTGCCCGCCAGCTCGAAGGCGGCGATGGTGTTCTCGGGAGCGTACGCGGACGCGCCCCGGTGGGCGACGCCGGTGACGGCGGTGGCCGCGTGGGCGGGGGTGGTCAGGACGGTGGTCGAGATCGCGAGGATGACGGCGAGTCGCCTGATCATGGGTCTCCTCGGGGTGTGGGAGGACTACGACTCGACGATGACGAGATCTCGTGACTGCGAGTTGAGGGCAGAGTAACGGAGCGGTGCCCGGGCGATGAGCATTCGACACGCGGGACCCTGCACCTGGCGCTCACCCTTGTTGGAGCCGACGCGCCAGGGCACGGGGACATGACAGAACGGGGAGCCGAGTTCGCCTCGACTCCCCGTTCCGGACGCACCTGTTGGCCGGCTACGCGCCTATCTGCTAGCTGCAGCCGCTGGTCGAGCCGCAGCCCTCGCAGACGTAGCAGCTCCCGGCCGGGCGCATCTTGGTGCCGCAGGTCATGCAGAGCGGCGCGTCAGCCGTGAAGCGCTGGTGGCTCTCCAGGGTCAGCTCCTTGACCGCCGGCTGCTGCTCCGCCTCCGCCTTCGGCTTCTCCTCGATGGGCGCCGACTGGGCCAACGCCTCGCGGTCGACCGCCTCCTGCAGCGCCGCCGGGTCCTCGCCGCGCTGCTGCGCGGCGCGCTCGGTCGCCGAGAAGATGCCCAGGGCCGCCCTCTCCTCGTAGGGGAGGTGGTCGAGGGCCAGGCGGCGGAAGATGTAGTCCATCACCGACGTCGCCATCCGGATGTCCGGGTCGTCCGTCATCCCGGCGGGCTCGAACCGCATGTTGACGAACTTGCTCATGTACGTCTCCAGCGGCACGCCGTACTGGAGGCCGATGGAGATCGCGACGGAGAAGGCGTCCATGACGCCCGCCAGGGTCGAGCCCTGCTTGGACATCTTGAGGAAGACCTCGCCGAGCCCGTCGTCAGGGTAGGACGAAGCGGTCATGTAGCCCTTGGCGCCGCCCACCGTGAAGCGGGTGGTGGTGCTCGGCCGCTGGTTGGGCATGCGCCGCCGGGTCGGCCGGTTGACCTCGATGACCTTGACCTCGGGCTCCTTGGCCTCTTCCTTCTTGGGCTCTTCCTTCTTGGAGCCGTTGCCCGCCGACAGCGGCTGGCCGACCTTGCAGTTGTCGCGGTAGACGGCCAGGGCCTTGAGCCCCAGCCGCCAGCCCTCCAGGTAGACCTGCTCGATGTCGTCGATCGTGGCCGACTCGGGCAGGTTGACCGTCTTGGAGATGGCCCCCGAAAGGAACGGCTGGGTGGCCGCCATCATGCGCACGTGGCCCATCGGCGCGATCGCCCGCTCGCCCATCGCGCAGTCGAACACCTCGTAGTGCTCCTTGCGCAGGCCGGGCGCGTCGACGACGTGGCTGTGCTCGCCGATGTACTCGACGATGGCCTCGATCTGCTCCTGCTGGTAGCCGAGCTGCTTGAGCGCCCGCGGGATCGTCTGGTTGACGATCTGCATGGAGCCGCCGCCGACGAGCTTCTTGAACTTCACCAGCGCCAGGTCCGGCTCGATGCCGGTGGTGTCGCAGTCCATCATCAGCCCGATGGTCCCCGTGGGGGCCAGCAGGCTGGCCTGGGCGTTGCGGTAGCCGTTCTTCTCGCCGAGCTTGAGGCACTCCGACCACTGGCGCGACGCCTCGCTGTGTATCTTCGCGTCCATGGAGCCGATCGTGCGCAGGTTGTCGTTGGCCGCCGCGTGCTTGCGCATGACGCGCTTGTGCGGCTCGGCGTTCCTGGCGTAACCGTCGTACGGACCGACCACCCCGGCCAGCTCGGCGCTGCGGCGGTAGGACACGCCGGTCATCAGCGACGTGATCGCCGCCGCCACGGCGCGGCCGCCGTCGGAGTCGTACGCGTGGCCCGTCGCCATGAGCAGCGCGCCGAGGTTGGCGTAGCCGATGCCGAGCTGCCGGTACGCCCTCGAGGTCTCGCCGATCTTCTCGGTCGGGAAGTCCGCGAACGTGATCGAGATGTCCATCGCGGTGATGATCAGCTCGGTCAGCTTGACGAAGTTGGCGACGTCGAAGGAGTTGTCGTCCTTCAGGAACTTCAGCAGGTTGATGCTGGCCAGGTTGCAGGAGGAGTTGTCCAGGTGGACGTACTCGGAGCACGGGTTGCTGGCCGTGATCCGCCCCGTCTCCGGGGTGGTGTGCCAGTCGTTGATCGTGTCGTCGTACTGCAGACCCGGGTCGGCGCACTCCCAGGCGGCCTTGGCCATCTTGCGGAAGAGCTCCTTGGCGTCCACCGTCTCGATGACCTCGCCGGTCAGGCGGGCGCGCAGGCCGAACTCGCCGCCCTTCTCCACCGAGCGCATGAACTCGTCGGAGACGCGCACGGAGTTGTTGGCGTTCTGGTACTGGACGGAGACGATGTCCTTGCCGCCCAGGTCCATGTCGAAACCGGCGTCACGCAGCGCGCGGACCTTGTCCTCCTCGCGCGCCTTGGTCTCGATGAACTCCTCGATGTCGGGGTGGTCGACGTCGAGCACGACCATCTTGGCCGCCCGGCGGGTGGCCCCGCCCGACTTGATCGTCCCCGCCGACGCGTCCGCGCCGCGCATGAAGCTCACCGGGCCGCTGGCCGTGCCGCCGCTCGACAGCAGCTCCTTGGACGAGCGGATGCGGGACAGGTTGACCCCCGAACCCGAACCGCCCTTGAAGATCACACCCTCTTCCTTGTACCACTCGAGGATGGACTCCATCTGGTCGTCCACCGAGAGAATGAAACAGTTGTGTACCCGGAGGTTTCCAGAGAGGTATTCGCCGCTCTCGGTCTGGATGTCGTAGACCTCCATCGCGCCGAGCGGCTCGATGCGGTCGATCTCCAGCCGCTTGGTGGCTCGCGTCGGCCGGCCGGGCTTGTCGAAGCCGCGCTCGAGCTTGTCCGCCTTGACCGGGTCGATGAAACCGATCTCGTCGGCGAACGTACGCCGGTCGCCTGCAGACTGGATCCG
The Nonomuraea helvata genome window above contains:
- a CDS encoding glycerophosphodiester phosphodiesterase is translated as MIRRLAVILAISTTVLTTPAHAATAVTGVAHRGASAYAPENTIAAFELAGKQRADMFELDVQETKDHQLVLMHDTTLTRTTDAERVFPDLSPWKVGDLTLAQIRELDAGSWLSGEYEDERVPTLGETLSEMNGSGMGLLLEIKEPGLYPGIEARVASELRRHSSWLAPGRLVVQSFSWASMRTFHRLLPGVPIGLLGTPSTAQLPGLAKFADQINPPYTTLTSSYVRRVHALGMKVLAWTVDDPDVMRRMLAYKVDGIITNRPDVLHDLLSA
- a CDS encoding vitamin B12-dependent ribonucleotide reductase; the protein is MTETASGSVARGGKRPRKGLKMKRIFTKPGVHPYDEIQWERRDVVMTNWRDGSVNFEQRGVEFPESWSVNAANIVTTKYFRGAVGTPQREWSLKQLIDRVVGVYTETGIEHGYFASDEDAEIFDHELKHALAHQVFAFNSPVWFNVGTKSPQQVSACQPYDALVSTPGGLVPIGRLVEDDAVGTKVYDSHGLTRVIATKSNGVKDVLRIHTKAGYTLDVTRDHLVWKATGDGTGSFVEAGTLKPGDQLEWHRREAFGEGEIDFEELSEAALAGWLQSDGFVGQYDGTNKSLTIEAMTVTSAELAWVTKALDSVFPDVHRKERQVETQDTTLDCRRTRLYGTVLETFVDKWDLRARGTEMDVPARLFTAPLPVVAAYLRSVFQAEGFVGEREKSTVLEVGMISEKLIRGMQRLLLRFGIYARVGFKKDPREDRKGCWTLRIQSAGDRRTFADEIGFIDPVKADKLERGFDKPGRPTRATKRLEIDRIEPLGAMEVYDIQTESGEYLSGNLRVHNCFILSVDDQMESILEWYKEEGVIFKGGSGSGVNLSRIRSSKELLSSGGTASGPVSFMRGADASAGTIKSGGATRRAAKMVVLDVDHPDIEEFIETKAREEDKVRALRDAGFDMDLGGKDIVSVQYQNANNSVRVSDEFMRSVEKGGEFGLRARLTGEVIETVDAKELFRKMAKAAWECADPGLQYDDTINDWHTTPETGRITASNPCSEYVHLDNSSCNLASINLLKFLKDDNSFDVANFVKLTELIITAMDISITFADFPTEKIGETSRAYRQLGIGYANLGALLMATGHAYDSDGGRAVAAAITSLMTGVSYRRSAELAGVVGPYDGYARNAEPHKRVMRKHAAANDNLRTIGSMDAKIHSEASRQWSECLKLGEKNGYRNAQASLLAPTGTIGLMMDCDTTGIEPDLALVKFKKLVGGGSMQIVNQTIPRALKQLGYQQEQIEAIVEYIGEHSHVVDAPGLRKEHYEVFDCAMGERAIAPMGHVRMMAATQPFLSGAISKTVNLPESATIDDIEQVYLEGWRLGLKALAVYRDNCKVGQPLSAGNGSKKEEPKKEEAKEPEVKVIEVNRPTRRRMPNQRPSTTTRFTVGGAKGYMTASSYPDDGLGEVFLKMSKQGSTLAGVMDAFSVAISIGLQYGVPLETYMSKFVNMRFEPAGMTDDPDIRMATSVMDYIFRRLALDHLPYEERAALGIFSATERAAQQRGEDPAALQEAVDREALAQSAPIEEKPKAEAEQQPAVKELTLESHQRFTADAPLCMTCGTKMRPAGSCYVCEGCGSTSGCS